Proteins encoded together in one Thermococcus celericrescens window:
- a CDS encoding MBL fold metallo-hydrolase, with the protein MKITVYDGSQTIGGSKIHIQEGENGLFLDFGMNFAKYAQYYEEFISERPSRGIHDLWKLGLIPKLNIYRKDLIPQDLTGEVSQYPKIPVNAVLISHAHLDHVGNITLLDENIPIVGSPTTMIILKALRDTSRGSHMGMELPYYTPKKPSDSNPYVLEAKREIKHYINRNIILTDELSESGLNFLSWLANVELAKSKGRTKSIQLGKVQHLKERELGFEVHAYPVDHSIYGALAYVVEGNTAIAYTGDFRLHGKNRGESRKFVKAARSASVLITEGTRAGREDDENVSEEEVYKNAKAIVEEAKGLVVADFSARNFERLESFKKIAEETGRELVVTTKDAYFLHALGLVDGKDYISGLRVYRNSKAKPEKWEEWIFLNYPGIGITPEEVGRDRENYILCFSFYDMPHLLDVMPEGGVYIYSSSEAFTEEQTFSFLRLWNWLQYFGFEVRGFSVDDDGKPIFEGSLHASGHISKEELERVIDKIDPDYVIPVHTENPEWFKGQWDKKVITLKDGESWEV; encoded by the coding sequence ATGAAAATTACCGTCTATGATGGTTCCCAGACTATTGGTGGCTCAAAGATACATATTCAAGAAGGCGAAAACGGCCTCTTCTTGGACTTTGGGATGAACTTCGCAAAGTACGCTCAGTATTATGAGGAATTCATAAGTGAGAGACCCTCAAGGGGAATCCACGACCTCTGGAAGCTTGGCCTGATACCAAAACTCAACATCTACCGGAAGGATCTCATCCCCCAGGACTTAACTGGAGAAGTTTCACAATACCCCAAGATTCCGGTAAACGCTGTTCTGATAAGTCACGCTCACCTTGACCACGTGGGGAACATCACGCTACTGGATGAGAACATTCCAATCGTCGGCTCTCCCACAACTATGATAATCCTCAAGGCCCTTAGGGATACTTCAAGAGGAAGCCACATGGGAATGGAGCTTCCGTACTACACTCCCAAGAAGCCGAGCGATTCAAACCCATACGTTCTGGAGGCGAAAAGGGAGATCAAGCACTACATTAATAGGAACATAATTCTCACGGACGAGCTCTCTGAAAGTGGTTTAAACTTCTTGAGTTGGCTGGCAAATGTTGAACTGGCAAAAAGCAAGGGCAGAACAAAGTCAATCCAGCTCGGAAAAGTCCAGCACCTTAAGGAAAGAGAATTAGGCTTTGAAGTTCATGCTTACCCAGTGGATCACTCCATCTACGGTGCATTGGCATACGTTGTGGAGGGTAACACTGCAATCGCTTACACTGGTGACTTCAGGCTTCACGGCAAGAACAGGGGAGAAAGCAGGAAGTTCGTTAAAGCCGCAAGAAGTGCAAGCGTTCTAATAACTGAAGGGACAAGGGCAGGAAGAGAGGACGATGAAAACGTCTCGGAGGAGGAAGTCTACAAGAACGCTAAGGCTATCGTGGAAGAGGCAAAAGGTCTTGTAGTGGCGGACTTCTCGGCGAGGAACTTTGAGAGGCTGGAGAGCTTCAAGAAGATAGCAGAGGAGACTGGACGGGAGCTCGTTGTCACTACGAAGGACGCGTACTTCCTCCACGCTCTTGGCCTCGTGGACGGAAAAGACTACATTTCCGGGTTGAGAGTTTACCGGAACTCGAAGGCGAAGCCAGAGAAGTGGGAAGAGTGGATTTTCTTAAATTACCCCGGCATTGGAATTACTCCTGAGGAAGTTGGCAGGGATAGGGAAAACTACATCCTGTGCTTCTCATTCTATGACATGCCACACCTCCTCGACGTGATGCCCGAAGGGGGAGTTTACATTTACTCTTCCAGCGAGGCTTTCACGGAGGAGCAGACTTTCAGCTTCCTTCGTCTGTGGAACTGGCTCCAGTACTTTGGCTTTGAAGTTAGGGGTTTTAGTGTTGATGACGATGGAAAACCTATCTTTGAGGGGAGCCTCCACGCTTCGGGTCACATTTCAAAGGAGGAGCTGGAGAGGGTCATTGACAAGATTGACCCGGATTACGTCATTCCTGTTCATACAGAAAACCCTGAGTGGTTTAAAGGGCAATGGGATAAGAAGGTTATCACGCTAAAGGACGGAGAAAGCTGGGAAGTTTAG
- a CDS encoding AAA family ATPase: protein MVRLIEKKRDELVSMLTLWKNFVKFVGGNYESFNLTNESGWIKNIKETNELVKKLENKDGDAREVLRELFNKKIWAGNIKLFQKFLKEAPIDDLQTLVEIVIDVKNSSEFKDDWINGVYELLRKHYPQAKNFQGLQGNLFNVMGELYGKLHIETNPIMNACSRRFLERYYEFTKYDYNEFKEAFEELKGEYLKTVGKLSENGFPLNAEIDQMFNFFDKVNAWQMYPGEEGRYLEIFHQTGRIFIGWGKIGDLNLLKGAKMGERITQKIKEMYPKDYTTKTPKLATKMLLSFYNTMDIEDIVILKEGTNKVVALCKITGKYEYLEKSPVEGADYNHSRKVEFLWYDPNGITVEGLPKVRYTLEKLNWSKFGKVLERVLEIKGPNNGGPSIPLKDKDKLDKLLSRKGQIILYGPPGTGKTWLAHNYVKTKTSENKPGNRWDFVTFHQSYSYEEFIEGFRPISKGDNITYAVEDGIFKKMPIIAMWNALDETLKFEALWDAFLEMYPEGSTLETKTGKRFKIKDKEDDKIQTLPTDGRDHDPDIIFKTNLEQLWRNRSNINGPSDVLRILGSSVSGMEPYYFGVLKELERVNNEEAIEKAYKHIKSVIIHALQQGNTSIFNFETAPEFYLIIDEINRGNISKIFGELITLLERDKRLGGENELIVTLPYSGEPFGVPLNLYIIGTMNTADRSIALLDVALRRRFAFMEVEPNLSALKDNNGKDKIIEEINLRELLETLNLKIEAIKDRDHRIGHSYFLGVNDLKTLHFVWYNEIIPLLMEYFYNDWESLKWILGENLFVEEVPFDNSFSNAPIEVNPVYRIKHYTLPSQKGDFLKALKVVMGKSSDDSERVQGNSESNTGNSQDSTQQS, encoded by the coding sequence ATGGTAAGACTCATTGAAAAAAAACGTGATGAGCTTGTGAGTATGCTAACCTTGTGGAAGAATTTTGTTAAATTTGTTGGAGGAAACTACGAGAGTTTTAACTTAACTAACGAATCTGGGTGGATTAAAAACATAAAGGAGACAAATGAACTTGTAAAAAAACTTGAAAACAAAGATGGGGATGCACGAGAGGTTTTAAGAGAACTGTTCAACAAAAAGATATGGGCGGGAAACATCAAACTTTTCCAGAAGTTCCTTAAGGAGGCCCCTATCGATGATCTCCAAACGCTTGTGGAAATTGTGATTGATGTTAAAAATTCCAGTGAATTCAAGGATGACTGGATAAATGGGGTGTATGAACTTCTGAGGAAACATTACCCGCAAGCTAAGAATTTTCAGGGACTACAGGGCAACTTATTCAATGTTATGGGGGAACTTTATGGGAAGTTGCACATAGAAACTAATCCAATAATGAACGCATGCTCCAGAAGATTCTTGGAAAGGTACTATGAGTTTACAAAGTACGATTACAATGAATTCAAAGAAGCTTTTGAGGAACTAAAAGGAGAGTATTTGAAAACGGTTGGCAAGCTTTCGGAGAATGGGTTCCCCCTCAATGCTGAGATTGACCAGATGTTCAATTTCTTTGACAAAGTAAATGCTTGGCAGATGTATCCTGGAGAAGAAGGCAGGTATTTGGAAATATTTCATCAGACCGGAAGGATATTTATTGGATGGGGAAAGATAGGGGATTTAAACTTGCTAAAAGGAGCTAAGATGGGTGAAAGAATAACTCAAAAAATCAAAGAGATGTATCCCAAAGACTACACCACGAAAACTCCTAAGCTCGCTACAAAAATGTTGCTCTCATTTTACAACACAATGGATATTGAAGACATTGTTATCTTAAAGGAGGGAACTAACAAGGTAGTGGCCCTCTGCAAGATCACTGGTAAATACGAGTATCTTGAGAAATCTCCTGTTGAAGGTGCAGATTACAATCACTCCAGAAAAGTTGAGTTCCTCTGGTACGATCCCAACGGAATCACGGTAGAGGGATTACCTAAAGTTAGATACACTCTCGAAAAACTCAACTGGAGCAAATTTGGAAAAGTCCTAGAGCGTGTTTTAGAGATAAAAGGACCGAATAATGGAGGACCTTCAATTCCTCTAAAAGATAAGGATAAGTTGGATAAGCTCCTCTCAAGGAAGGGTCAGATCATTCTCTACGGCCCTCCAGGAACTGGAAAAACCTGGCTAGCTCACAACTATGTTAAGACTAAAACTAGCGAAAATAAACCTGGGAACAGGTGGGATTTCGTTACCTTCCACCAGTCCTACAGCTATGAGGAGTTCATCGAGGGCTTCAGGCCCATTAGCAAAGGGGATAACATTACATATGCTGTTGAGGATGGCATTTTCAAAAAGATGCCAATAATAGCTATGTGGAACGCACTTGATGAAACACTCAAATTTGAGGCTTTATGGGATGCTTTCTTGGAGATGTATCCAGAGGGATCAACTTTAGAGACAAAAACTGGTAAAAGATTCAAGATCAAAGACAAGGAAGATGACAAAATACAGACTCTCCCCACTGATGGGAGAGACCATGATCCGGACATAATATTTAAAACTAACCTAGAACAACTGTGGAGGAATCGTTCTAATATTAATGGACCCTCAGATGTCCTGAGAATACTCGGTAGCTCCGTCAGCGGCATGGAACCCTATTATTTTGGAGTACTCAAAGAACTAGAAAGGGTCAACAATGAAGAGGCGATAGAGAAAGCTTACAAACATATTAAATCCGTCATTATCCATGCCTTACAGCAGGGCAATACATCTATTTTCAACTTTGAAACAGCCCCAGAGTTTTACCTTATCATTGACGAGATAAACCGCGGAAACATCAGCAAGATCTTTGGGGAGCTGATAACTCTCTTAGAAAGAGATAAGCGTCTTGGAGGAGAGAATGAACTGATTGTAACCCTTCCCTATTCAGGGGAACCATTTGGAGTTCCACTGAACTTGTACATTATCGGAACCATGAACACTGCAGATAGGAGCATTGCACTACTTGACGTTGCCCTTAGGAGAAGGTTTGCGTTCATGGAAGTCGAGCCAAATCTTAGTGCACTGAAAGATAACAACGGCAAAGACAAGATCATTGAAGAAATAAATCTGAGAGAACTCTTAGAGACGTTGAATCTTAAAATCGAGGCAATAAAGGACAGGGATCATAGGATTGGCCACAGTTATTTTCTAGGAGTGAACGACCTCAAAACGCTGCATTTCGTATGGTACAACGAGATAATCCCACTGCTCATGGAGTACTTCTACAACGACTGGGAATCTTTAAAATGGATTTTAGGAGAAAATCTGTTTGTAGAGGAAGTCCCGTTTGATAACAGCTTCAGTAATGCTCCAATTGAAGTTAATCCTGTCTACAGAATAAAACATTACACGTTACCGAGCCAAAAGGGGGACTTCCTCAAAGCCCTCAAAGTAGTCATGGGGAAGTCTTCGGATGACAGCGAAAGGGTTCAGGGAAACTCTGAGTCAAATACAGGTAATTCGCAGGACAGCACTCAACAATCCTAA
- a CDS encoding nucleotidyl transferase AbiEii/AbiGii toxin family protein gives MISDEIKRKSSELGISVSTLEKDYAISWMLYGIWKSGLWKQLAFKGGTSIKKVYFGEYRFSEDLDYTLLRGMESDVFEELLHKAVNFANDGPVEFMSPEIKKRAGVKLHPGKTLGFQIKIPFRLLSKTGVSPRIKMDVTLEKYEEILLPLQDRPIIHIYSDFPRFKMVRARTYALEEIFAEKVRSLFQRTRPRDLYDVWKLREFIDLTKVLRVLPLKFKVKGVEPSLNLLRNRREYYLRAWESSLGHQLRELPDFDRVWGDTLMFLEDLMERI, from the coding sequence ATGATAAGCGATGAAATAAAGCGGAAGAGTTCTGAACTTGGAATCTCCGTATCCACTCTCGAAAAGGATTATGCCATAAGCTGGATGCTCTATGGAATCTGGAAGAGTGGATTATGGAAGCAGTTAGCATTTAAAGGCGGAACCAGTATTAAAAAGGTGTATTTTGGGGAATACAGATTCTCCGAGGATTTAGATTACACTCTCCTCAGAGGTATGGAGAGTGACGTATTCGAGGAACTACTGCATAAGGCCGTGAATTTCGCAAATGACGGGCCTGTGGAATTTATGAGTCCGGAGATAAAGAAGAGGGCGGGTGTAAAACTCCATCCGGGCAAAACCCTGGGGTTTCAGATCAAAATTCCGTTTAGATTGCTGAGCAAGACAGGGGTCTCCCCAAGAATTAAGATGGATGTGACTCTAGAAAAATACGAGGAAATCCTCTTACCTCTTCAGGATAGGCCCATTATTCATATTTACTCCGATTTTCCCCGATTCAAGATGGTTAGGGCAAGAACGTATGCCCTTGAGGAAATTTTCGCAGAGAAGGTGAGGTCACTTTTCCAGCGTACCCGGCCCCGTGATCTCTACGATGTCTGGAAGCTAAGAGAATTTATTGATCTCACGAAGGTTCTTAGGGTACTGCCCTTGAAGTTCAAGGTTAAAGGCGTTGAGCCGAGTCTAAATTTACTGAGAAACCGCAGGGAGTACTATCTGAGAGCATGGGAGAGTAGCTTGGGGCACCAGCTCAGGGAGCTACCTGATTTTGATAGGGTCTGGGGAGATACTCTAATGTTTCTAGAGGACCTAATGGAAAGAATTTAG
- a CDS encoding type IV toxin-antitoxin system AbiEi family antitoxin domain-containing protein, which translates to MNKMEVLKNLMKLGTAFTIQEAKETLGVNSTLLKYYLQELTRDGFLKRIYRGIYVITPNPGEPPSIDPFLLASLLVKPGAIAYWSALNYYGLTEQIPDTTFVQTPRKRGYSGVTDVNGQRFKVVVVAPHKFFGLENIKIGGRNINVTEPEKTIIDCLDRPQYCGGIIEVIKALKNGGYNKKTLIEYAKRMRNTTILRRLGFVSEKLGLGLEEMIIPPEGGFKGFPLLDPTMPPGGRFDRKWGLRINVPNDYWRNLE; encoded by the coding sequence ATGAACAAGATGGAAGTCCTGAAGAACCTCATGAAGCTGGGAACAGCATTCACAATCCAAGAAGCCAAGGAAACACTAGGAGTAAACAGCACCCTCCTCAAGTATTACCTCCAGGAACTAACCAGAGATGGTTTTCTAAAGAGAATTTATCGGGGCATCTACGTGATAACCCCAAACCCGGGTGAACCCCCTTCCATTGACCCATTTCTCCTCGCGTCCCTTCTCGTGAAGCCCGGCGCAATAGCATACTGGAGCGCTTTGAACTATTACGGCTTAACCGAACAGATTCCAGATACCACCTTTGTACAGACCCCCAGAAAGAGGGGATACTCAGGGGTTACAGATGTCAACGGCCAGAGATTCAAGGTCGTTGTAGTCGCTCCTCACAAGTTCTTCGGGCTGGAAAACATCAAGATAGGCGGAAGGAACATCAATGTAACAGAACCTGAAAAGACAATAATTGACTGCCTCGACAGGCCTCAATATTGTGGTGGAATAATCGAAGTCATCAAAGCATTAAAGAACGGAGGATACAATAAGAAAACTCTCATAGAATATGCAAAGAGGATGAGAAACACGACGATCTTAAGGAGATTGGGCTTCGTAAGTGAAAAGCTCGGACTCGGCCTGGAAGAAATGATAATCCCGCCCGAAGGGGGCTTTAAGGGGTTTCCTCTCCTTGACCCCACCATGCCACCCGGAGGTCGGTTTGATCGCAAGTGGGGGCTACGAATAAACGTTCCCAACGACTACTGGAGGAATCTGGAATGA
- a CDS encoding McrC family protein produces the protein MASLKILTLYEHDKVSYFSILQDQFKMPEDKAKDQKIIDEHLAKPLRRLNEFFAKNPPKSTSNDSPEEEDLDKDKGFLLLYGDSLKARHYVGFGTSGNLLVQVLPKIFKPKETLPEVSKPKGKRNQNETEALLAFIRMLNVAYGLKIRDVELAHIEHAKVPNSILEIFIHLFAKSLWEEVQRGYYREYQEIQQEEKFLRGKLLLSRQIKKLPHQRHTFSVELHEFSEDNPLNQIFYATIRFSLSKTRWLVNKKLLGELMMVFDGVSPRKVTKADFNKVHFNRLNERFKKPFNLAKIILKSFGGVSGEEVSGFFVDMNELFERFILWILKRDLPEYKIEYQKELSLFDRKQKSNVVTTKQYPDFVINKIVNRNTIPVGVLDAKYRPIEIKEGKIQIGSDMLRQVYVYSKILEKEHDIKEVPTALVFPRSFTYNPGITLDDQAILGGATFFDGGPLLILMYDMETLKKGLKMDKNFRKSLIGALSNSLTV, from the coding sequence ATGGCCTCTCTCAAAATTTTAACTCTTTATGAGCATGATAAAGTCTCGTATTTTAGCATACTCCAAGATCAGTTTAAGATGCCAGAGGATAAAGCAAAAGATCAAAAAATAATAGACGAACACTTGGCAAAGCCCCTAAGAAGGCTAAACGAGTTCTTTGCGAAAAATCCTCCCAAGTCTACTTCAAATGACAGCCCTGAAGAGGAAGACTTAGACAAAGACAAAGGATTTTTACTCCTTTACGGTGATTCGTTAAAAGCCCGGCACTATGTTGGCTTCGGGACTTCTGGGAATCTTCTAGTCCAAGTACTTCCCAAGATCTTCAAACCTAAGGAAACACTCCCTGAGGTCTCCAAGCCCAAAGGAAAAAGGAACCAAAACGAAACTGAAGCCCTTCTGGCCTTCATCCGCATGCTGAATGTTGCTTACGGTTTAAAAATTCGAGATGTGGAACTTGCACACATCGAGCATGCAAAAGTTCCAAATAGCATTCTTGAAATCTTTATTCACCTCTTCGCAAAGAGCTTATGGGAAGAAGTTCAGAGAGGGTATTACCGGGAGTACCAAGAAATACAGCAGGAAGAGAAGTTTTTGCGGGGTAAACTCCTTCTCAGCAGGCAGATAAAGAAACTGCCTCATCAAAGGCACACTTTTAGTGTTGAACTTCATGAATTCAGCGAGGATAATCCCCTTAATCAAATATTCTACGCAACGATAAGATTTTCTCTATCAAAGACACGGTGGTTGGTCAATAAGAAGCTGTTGGGTGAGTTAATGATGGTTTTCGATGGTGTGAGCCCAAGGAAAGTTACCAAGGCTGATTTTAATAAAGTACATTTCAACCGGCTTAATGAGAGATTTAAGAAACCTTTCAATCTCGCCAAGATCATATTGAAATCCTTTGGTGGAGTTTCTGGGGAGGAAGTTAGCGGGTTCTTTGTTGACATGAACGAGCTATTTGAGAGATTTATCCTGTGGATACTAAAACGGGATCTCCCAGAATACAAAATCGAATACCAGAAAGAACTAAGTTTATTTGATAGAAAACAGAAGAGCAATGTGGTAACAACAAAACAATACCCAGATTTTGTGATAAACAAGATAGTAAACAGGAATACCATTCCAGTAGGCGTGTTAGATGCTAAATATCGTCCAATAGAAATCAAAGAAGGCAAGATCCAAATAGGTTCCGATATGCTAAGACAGGTTTATGTTTACTCCAAGATCCTTGAGAAGGAACATGACATAAAAGAGGTACCTACTGCACTTGTGTTTCCCCGAAGTTTCACTTACAACCCAGGCATTACGCTAGATGATCAGGCAATATTGGGTGGGGCAACGTTCTTTGATGGCGGGCCTCTTCTAATCCTAATGTATGATATGGAAACTCTAAAAAAAGGACTTAAAATGGATAAAAACTTCAGAAAGTCCCTCATAGGAGCTTTATCCAACAGTCTCACTGTCTAA